Proteins encoded in a region of the Dasypus novemcinctus isolate mDasNov1 chromosome 24, mDasNov1.1.hap2, whole genome shotgun sequence genome:
- the LOC101422148 gene encoding BPI fold-containing family A member 1-like: MFQVGGLVVFCGLLAQTTAILDGTVGLALLPGITLPIQDPSTGALSQENIPQGQTPSMDATPVLPNVPSDLAGGLTSALSNGLLTGNLLDSLKSLPLLDIVKAQGSTSTGLLGGLTGDVTSILNGLIDLKVTDAQLLELGLVQSPDGHRLYVNIPLGLNLSVKPSLLGTLLDLAVKLNITAELSVVQDGQGSHLVLGDCTHSPGSLSISLLNGSVPVVQNLIDTITEILNNVLPDLIQGTVCPLVNGILSKLDVTLVHDIVNMLLSGTQIATPV; encoded by the exons ATGTTTCAAGTTGGAGGCCTCGTTGTCTTCTGCGGGCTGCTGGCCCAGACCACAGCCATTCTTGATGGCACGGTAGGCTTGGCTTTGCTCCCGGGGATTACGCTCCCCATCCAGGATCCAAGCACGGGGGCTCTGTCCCAAGAAAATATACCCCAGGGTCAGACTCCATCCATGGATGCAACCCCGGTTTTGCCCAACGTCCCCTCAGATCTTGCTGGAGGCTTGACAAGTG CTCTCAGCAATGGCTTGCTCACTGGGAATCTGTTGGACAGTCTCAAAAGCCTTCCACTCCTGGACATTGTGAAAGCTCAAGGAAGCACTTCGACTGGCCTGCTTGGGGGCCTGACTGGGGACGTGACCTCCATTCTGAATGGCCTCATTGA TTTGAAGGTCACTGATGCCCAGCTGCTGGAACTTGGCCTTGTTCAGAGTCCTGATGGTCACCGTCTCTATGTCAACATTCCTCTGGGCCTGAATCTCAGTGTGAAGCC GTCCCTGTTGGGAACTCTATTGGACTTGGCTGTAAAGCTGAACATCACTGCAGAACTCTCAGTTGTGCAAGATGGGCAGGGGAGCCACTTGGTCCTTGGTGACTGCACTCACTCCCCTGGCAGTCTGAGTATCTCCCTGCTTAATGG ATCTGTTCCCGTCGTTCAAAATCTTATTGACACCATCACTGAGATCTTGAATAACGTACTTCCTGATCTGATACAGGGCACG GTGTGCCCTCTGGTAAATGGCATTCTCAGCAAACTGGATGTCACCCTTGTGCATGATATTGTTA acaTGCTGCTCAGTGGAACGCAAATTGCCACCCCGGTCTAA